One window from the genome of Etheostoma spectabile isolate EspeVRDwgs_2016 unplaced genomic scaffold, UIUC_Espe_1.0 scaffold00569898, whole genome shotgun sequence encodes:
- the tmem251 gene encoding lysosomal enzyme trafficking factor, with protein MMNFRQRLGWVSVAFFLLLSVAAAYYVFEVRSLGLEHVQSGVSGPSAPPPPSWARGLGARMPALPVWLWASAFLLPYLQLFLFLFSCTRADPRAIGYCVLPVCLVLLCSRCAARKRPITKLLHSSTPRPPGQSQSPVVHPHLQDPANHRAPSLIHTYRTRPITEPRRSSTPTGPGQSQSPRLFVMSLPVCLC; from the coding sequence ATGATGAACTTCCGCCAGCGGCTGGGTTGGGTCTCCGTGGCGTTCTTCCTGCTGCTGAGCGTGGCGGCGGCGTACTACGTGTTTGAGGTCCGCAGTCTGGGTTTGGAGCACGTGCAGAGCGGCGTATCGGGCCCGTCGGCGCCGCCCCCCCCCAGCTGGGCCCGGGGCCTCGGCGCCCGCATGCCAGCGCTTCCTGTGTGGTTGTGGGCGTCGGCCTTCCTGCTGCCGTACCTGCagctcttcctcttcctgttcTCGTGCACACGCGCCGACCCACGCGCTATTGGCTACTGCGTACTTCCTGTCTGCCTCGTGCTGCTTTGCAGTCGCTGCGCCGCACGCAAACGGCCAATCACAAAGCTCCTTCACTCATCCACACCTAGACCACCCGGCCAATCACAGAGCCCCGTCGTTCATCCACACCTACAGGACCCGGCCAATCACAGAGCCCCGTCGCTCATCCACACCTACAGGACCCGGCCAATCACAGAGCCCCGTCGCTCATCCACACCTACAGGACCCGGCCAATCACAGAGCCCCAGACTGTTtgtgatgtcacttcctgtgtGCCTGTGTTAA